TGCTTGCCATCAAAGATGGGTTGCTTCTCACCACCTCTGCCATAAATTTATCAAAATCGTCCGGAATGCAGGTTGGAAGGTCTAATGGCTCCAGGCGTCCATCTGGCTCTACACCTACGGTCTTTTTGAATTCCGCAACAGCGGTTGCCAATTTAGACTCTGCGTCTATTCTGTGGTACACTGCTTCTGCATGTGCAGCTTCATTGGCCGCAACGTCCTGGCGTATTCCTATTCCAACTTCCAATCTTTTCCTGGAAGCTTCAAGGTCTTGAGCAAGATTCTTCTCGTTTTGCCTTGAAATCTTAACATTTTCATACGCAGCCCAAAGACCTAAGTAGGCCTCTAATACGTTCAATATTATATCCTGCTTCGTTTTGGCCAGATTGTATTTACTCGCCGAAGCACTTTCTTGCGCCTGTCTTACTTGGGCAAAAGTTGAGAAGTTTAAAAGGCTCTGGCTCGCTGAAAGACCAAGTGATTTTGTATTGCTGTGACTTTTCTCACTTAAACTGTTTTGATCGCGAGCTTGGCTAATAGTGTTAGAAGAGCTCTTTCCAAGGGAAGTCTGTGCACTAATCGATGGATAGAACGCAGCCGTAGCTGTTTTTGTAGCTTGTTGGTTTGCTTGATTTTCTAAGACCGCCGCCAGCCACTTTGCATTATGCTTAAGCGCCGCTTTAATTGCTTCTTCAAGAGTTATTGCATTTACGCTGGAAAAATTCAAAAAAGCCACGAACAAACACAGTATTAAACGGCACATAACACAAACACCTAACAACACAAATTTGGCTAAAATGTATCCGATGATTACGTAAACAACCAGCCTAAAAATAAGTATCGCTAAATACCGTCACAAGGGCGTGCAATAACATTACCGGCGCACAGCTTGAATGCTGAGAATGTAATATGAGTTTTACTTAACCTGAGCGGCGACCTCGGCGGCAAAGTCTGTTTGTTGCTTTTCAATGCCTTCGCCAAGTATGAACATTTTAAACCCGGATACCTTTACAGGGGCGCCAAGGGCCTTGGATGCTTTGCTTAATACCTCAGAGATTTTTGTTTCGCCATCAATTACAAACAGTTGCTCTAAGAAGACCACTTCAGCAAAGAATTTTTGCAAACGGCCTTCAACCATCTTTTCAATAACTTGCTGAGGCTTGCCGGAGGCCTGCGCTTGCTCGATCAAAACCGATTTTTCACGCTGGATAGCCTCGGCCGGCATATCTTCGCGACATACAACCTGAGGCTTGGTCGCAGCTACATGCATCGCTAGTTGCTTGCCAAGCTCTAACAGCTCAGCTTCCTGTGTAGAACTAGATTCAAGCGCGACTAGCACCCCTATTCTGCCGATTCCGGGGGAAACTGCGCTATGCGTATAAGCGCACACAATTCCTTGACTGACGTTTAGATATTCAACACGTCGCAAAGACATATTTTCACCAATCACAGCGATCAGATTGGTTAGTTCATCATCGGCGCTTCTGCCGGCAGATTCCATCCTTAAGGACTTGGCATCTTCAATGCTTTTACTTTGATTCTTGTGGCAAAGATCACCCAATTCCTTAACATAATTTTGAAAAAGCTCATTACGACCAACAAAATCGGTTTCGGCATTAACCTCCAGCAACACGCCAGATTTGCCGTAAGATTTTGCAAAAACCAACCCTTCCGCGGCAGCACGACCTGCTTTCTTGGCTGCGGCGGCCAGCCCCTTCTTTCTAAGCCAATCTACTGCCGCCTCCATGTTGGCGTTATTTTCAGCCAAGGCCTTCTTGCAATCCATCATTCCTGCGCCAGTACGGTCGCGCAGTTCCTTAACCATACCTGCAGTTACTTCAGCCATTGTTAGTATTCTCCAAAATTGGTTCCTCTGTA
This region of Holosporales bacterium genomic DNA includes:
- a CDS encoding TolC family protein — encoded protein: MCRLILCLFVAFLNFSSVNAITLEEAIKAALKHNAKWLAAVLENQANQQATKTATAAFYPSISAQTSLGKSSSNTISQARDQNSLSEKSHSNTKSLGLSASQSLLNFSTFAQVRQAQESASASKYNLAKTKQDIILNVLEAYLGLWAAYENVKISRQNEKNLAQDLEASRKRLEVGIGIRQDVAANEAAHAEAVYHRIDAESKLATAVAEFKKTVGVEPDGRLEPLDLPTCIPDDFDKFMAEVVRSNPSLMASRYQTQASEADIDTQRGSLMPTVGLSVEANSSLSDVDSRYHGALGPNRDRWEHSFSAKISLSVPILACPRYSRIRQANLKAQSAKMNYLLMRQEVTKACHSYWAQLQTTEAQVQQAELAVRSAEIAVDGMRQCLTVGTKSTTDVLQQEQRLLQSRKSRVEATQKHIMTVFTLMSLAGRLSLETVTKGK
- the tsf gene encoding translation elongation factor Ts, whose amino-acid sequence is MAEVTAGMVKELRDRTGAGMMDCKKALAENNANMEAAVDWLRKKGLAAAAKKAGRAAAEGLVFAKSYGKSGVLLEVNAETDFVGRNELFQNYVKELGDLCHKNQSKSIEDAKSLRMESAGRSADDELTNLIAVIGENMSLRRVEYLNVSQGIVCAYTHSAVSPGIGRIGVLVALESSSTQEAELLELGKQLAMHVAATKPQVVCREDMPAEAIQREKSVLIEQAQASGKPQQVIEKMVEGRLQKFFAEVVFLEQLFVIDGETKISEVLSKASKALGAPVKVSGFKMFILGEGIEKQQTDFAAEVAAQVK